One segment of Clostridium botulinum DNA contains the following:
- a CDS encoding M18 family aminopeptidase, whose protein sequence is MNTAKDLLNFINNSKSAFHGAYEVKSILDKEGFVEIKECDKWNLQNGGKYYVMKNESAIIGFEIGSGDIAEEGFRLIGAHTDSPGFRIKPHAEMTVEDHYVKLNTEVYGGAILSTWFDRPLSIAGRVTLKGNNPLKPQVKLVDLNKPVLIIPSLAIHMNRTINEGYEYNKQKDTLPLLTMATDKLEKDGYLLKLIAESLNVKAKEIIDFDLFVYEYEKGCLFGMNEEFISAGRLDDLWMVYAGLVALLQSRSNKATKVLVALDNEEIGSLTSQGANSSLLENILERITLALGKDREDFKRSLSNSVMISADLAHALHPNYTEKHDPTSRPLVGKGPVIKIAASGSYSTDSYAAAIFKQVCKNADVPCQEFVNRSDVKGGTTIGPITASKLNIPVIDMGAPLLSMHSVRELASVKDNEYTIKAFTEFLSL, encoded by the coding sequence ATGAACACAGCAAAAGATCTATTAAATTTTATAAATAATAGTAAAAGTGCATTTCATGGTGCTTATGAAGTTAAATCAATCTTAGATAAAGAGGGATTTGTAGAAATTAAGGAATGTGACAAATGGAATTTACAAAATGGTGGAAAATACTATGTTATGAAAAATGAATCTGCAATAATAGGATTTGAAATTGGAAGCGGAGACATAGCAGAAGAAGGATTTAGATTAATAGGAGCTCATACAGACTCTCCAGGATTTAGAATAAAACCACATGCAGAAATGACAGTTGAAGATCATTACGTTAAATTAAATACAGAAGTTTATGGTGGAGCAATACTTAGCACATGGTTTGATAGACCATTATCAATTGCTGGTAGAGTTACATTAAAAGGAAATAATCCATTAAAACCCCAAGTTAAATTAGTAGATTTAAATAAGCCTGTTTTAATAATACCAAGCTTAGCGATACACATGAATAGAACTATTAATGAAGGCTATGAATATAACAAACAAAAAGATACATTACCATTGCTTACAATGGCAACTGATAAGTTAGAAAAAGATGGTTACTTACTTAAATTAATTGCAGAAAGTTTAAATGTAAAAGCAAAAGAAATTATAGATTTTGATTTATTCGTATATGAATATGAAAAAGGATGTTTATTTGGAATGAATGAAGAATTCATTTCAGCAGGAAGATTAGATGATCTTTGGATGGTATATGCAGGACTTGTAGCATTACTTCAAAGTAGATCTAACAAAGCAACAAAAGTTTTAGTTGCACTTGATAATGAAGAAATAGGAAGTTTAACATCTCAAGGTGCTAATTCTTCATTACTTGAAAATATATTAGAAAGAATAACATTAGCACTTGGAAAAGATAGAGAAGATTTCAAGAGATCATTATCGAATTCAGTTATGATTTCAGCAGATTTAGCTCATGCTCTTCATCCAAATTATACAGAAAAACATGACCCAACAAGCAGACCACTTGTTGGAAAAGGACCTGTTATAAAAATAGCAGCATCAGGAAGTTATTCAACAGATAGCTATGCAGCAGCAATATTCAAACAAGTTTGTAAAAATGCTGATGTACCATGTCAAGAATTTGTAAATAGATCAGATGTTAAGGGTGGAACAACAATAGGACCAATAACTGCATCTAAGTTAAATATTCCAGTTATAGATATGGGAGCACCGTTACTTTCAATGCATTCAGTAAGAGAACTTGCAAGTGTTAAAGATAATGAATATACAATTAAGGCGTTTACTGAATTTCTTTCACTATAG
- a CDS encoding cation diffusion facilitator family transporter translates to MFSKFLVNKFIKDNHNIDDDKVRNSYGILGGLVGIFINLTLFLIKISVGLISSSIAIVADAFNNLSDAASSLITIIGFKMASKPADKEHPFGHGRIEYISALIVAFMVMLVGFQFIKSSLTRIINPETVKFELIPFILLLISIGLKFWLSGFNKFMGNKINSSALKAASVDALGDVFTSTTVAISFLASKFTSIPIDGFIGLVVAGFIVYSGFSLIKETLNPLLGEAPDPELVKGINDMVLSYEHVTGAHDLIIHNYGPGKCMASIHAEIPANIDIMKIHEIIDKAEREISEKLRIYLVIHMDPVCIIEGEVKEAHDEILRLIDEYDYIDSIHDFRIVGDGEHKNLIFDLVLNATLKDNFKDNDIINTVTSRVRSIHPKYNCIITLDKHYL, encoded by the coding sequence ATGTTTTCTAAATTTCTTGTTAATAAGTTTATTAAGGATAATCACAATATAGATGATGATAAAGTAAGAAATTCTTATGGTATTCTTGGAGGACTTGTAGGAATTTTTATTAACTTAACATTATTTTTAATAAAAATTTCTGTTGGACTTATTTCTTCAAGTATCGCTATTGTTGCTGATGCATTTAATAACTTATCTGACGCGGCCTCTTCTCTTATAACCATAATAGGTTTTAAGATGGCAAGTAAACCTGCTGATAAGGAGCATCCTTTTGGACATGGACGAATTGAATATATTTCAGCTTTAATTGTTGCATTTATGGTTATGCTTGTTGGTTTCCAATTTATAAAATCATCATTAACTAGAATTATAAATCCTGAGACAGTTAAATTTGAACTTATACCATTTATTCTTCTTTTAATTTCAATAGGACTTAAATTTTGGCTTTCAGGTTTTAATAAATTTATGGGCAATAAAATTAATTCTTCTGCATTAAAGGCAGCTTCTGTAGATGCCTTAGGAGATGTATTTACGTCTACTACTGTTGCTATTTCTTTTTTAGCGTCTAAATTTACATCAATACCAATTGATGGATTTATAGGACTTGTAGTTGCTGGATTTATAGTTTATTCAGGTTTTTCATTAATAAAAGAAACTCTTAATCCATTACTTGGTGAAGCTCCTGATCCTGAACTAGTTAAAGGAATAAATGACATGGTATTATCTTATGAGCATGTTACTGGCGCTCACGATTTAATAATACATAATTATGGACCTGGAAAATGTATGGCTTCTATACACGCTGAAATTCCTGCTAACATTGATATAATGAAAATTCATGAAATAATCGATAAAGCAGAAAGAGAGATTTCTGAAAAACTTAGAATTTATCTTGTTATACATATGGATCCAGTGTGTATAATTGAAGGTGAAGTTAAAGAAGCTCATGATGAAATATTAAGACTAATAGATGAATATGATTATATTGATTCTATTCATGACTTTAGAATTGTAGGAGATGGAGAACATAAAAACTTAATTTTTGATTTAGTTTTAAATGCTACTTTAAAAGATAATTTTAAAGATAATGATATAATAAACACTGTTACATCAAGAGTAAGGTCAATTCATCCTAAGTATAATTGTATAATTACCTTAGATAAACATTATCTATAA